In one Grus americana isolate bGruAme1 chromosome 1, bGruAme1.mat, whole genome shotgun sequence genomic region, the following are encoded:
- the ARL1 gene encoding ADP-ribosylation factor-like protein 1, which yields MGGFFSTIFSSLFGTREMRILILGLDGAGKTTILYRLQVGEVVTTIPTIGFNVETVTYKNLKFQVWDLGGQTSIRPYWRCYYSNTDAVIYVVDSCDRDRIGTSKSELVAMLEEEELKKAILVVFANKQDMEQAMTPTEMANALGLPALKDRKWQIFKTSATKGTGLDEAMEWLVEALKSRQ from the exons GGGGCTTTTTCTCCACCATCTTTTCCAGTTTGTTTGGAACTCGAGAGATGAGGATTCTGATCCTGGGACTGGACGGAGCAGGAAAAACAACTATTCTCTACAGGTTACAGGTTGGAGAAGTTGTTACCACCATTCCGA CCATTGGCTTCAATGTTGAGACTGTGACATACAAGAATCTGAAATTTCAAGTTTGGGACTTGGGAGGGCAGACAAGCATAAG GCCATATTGGCGGTGTTACTATTCAAATACAGATGCAGTTATTTATGTAGTGGACAGCTGTGATCGAGACAGAATTGGCACTTCAAAATCAGAGCTCGTTGCTATGTTAGAG GAAGAAGAGTTGAAGAAAGCCATTTTGGTGGTGTTTGCAAATAAGCAGGACATGGAGCAGGCCATGACGCCCACAGAAATGGCAAACGCACTTGGCTTACCAGCTTTGAAGGACCGAAAATggcagatattcaaaacctcTGCAACTAAAGGCACCGGGCTTGATGAAGCAATGGAGTG GTTGGTGGAGGCCTTGAAGAGCAGGCAGTGA